The Streptomyces luteogriseus genome includes a window with the following:
- a CDS encoding zinc metalloprotease, whose amino-acid sequence MSDAQAFLRATSPDYSRWCGAMEVHRRLLSLNPEYAENRALIENTAFAYESMEQVTARQGLIDIPVVVHVVHSTPEQDVSDAQIHSQIDVLNQDFRASNPDVSKVPAVWQDLVADARLQFHLARTDPLGRPTDGITRTRSANDGWDTDDLVKFSLSGGQDAWPADIYLNLWVCQLRRGLLGYAQFPGGAASTDGVVITHTALGTTGTATAPFDGGRTAVHEIGHWLNLRHIWGDDDEGCSGSDFVADTPNQGGANAGSPTFPHVTCGNGPDGDMFMNYMDYTDDAAMFMFTKGQSARMDATLDNARLTLTRQAVAV is encoded by the coding sequence ATGTCCGATGCGCAGGCATTCCTTCGCGCCACCTCGCCCGACTACAGCCGCTGGTGCGGCGCCATGGAGGTACACCGCAGACTCCTCAGCCTGAACCCGGAGTACGCCGAGAACCGGGCCCTCATCGAGAACACCGCGTTCGCCTACGAGTCGATGGAGCAGGTCACCGCCCGGCAGGGCCTGATCGACATCCCCGTCGTCGTGCACGTCGTGCACAGCACCCCCGAACAGGACGTGAGCGACGCCCAGATCCACAGTCAGATCGACGTCCTCAACCAGGACTTCCGCGCGAGCAACCCGGACGTGAGCAAGGTGCCCGCGGTCTGGCAGGACCTGGTGGCCGACGCCCGGCTGCAGTTCCACCTCGCCCGGACCGACCCCTTGGGTCGCCCCACGGACGGCATCACCCGGACCAGGAGCGCCAACGACGGCTGGGACACGGACGACCTGGTCAAGTTCAGTCTGAGCGGTGGCCAGGACGCCTGGCCCGCGGACATCTACCTGAACCTCTGGGTCTGCCAGTTGCGCCGCGGGCTGCTGGGCTACGCGCAGTTCCCGGGCGGCGCCGCCTCCACGGACGGCGTGGTCATCACCCACACCGCCCTCGGGACCACCGGTACCGCCACGGCGCCGTTCGACGGCGGCCGCACGGCCGTGCACGAGATCGGGCACTGGCTGAACCTGCGGCACATCTGGGGCGACGACGACGAGGGGTGCAGCGGCAGCGACTTCGTGGCGGACACCCCCAACCAGGGCGGCGCGAACGCCGGTTCGCCCACGTTCCCCCATGTGACGTGCGGCAACGGACCGGACGGCGACATGTTCATGAACTACATGGACTACACGGACGACGCCGCGATGTTCATGTTCACCAAGGGCCAGTCGGCGCGCATGGACGCCACGCTCGACAACGCCC